From the Lathyrus oleraceus cultivar Zhongwan6 chromosome 4, CAAS_Psat_ZW6_1.0, whole genome shotgun sequence genome, one window contains:
- the LOC127136931 gene encoding protein MAIN-LIKE 1, translated as MESWVSRSGLASLQRTSLNKIDTNLVSAFVERWHLETSSFHMPFGEMSITLDDVACLLHLPIRGIFWSPQDVTEELAVELAVDYLGVSQGQAQSHVRSCRGLYYKLEWLYDIFVHHRAASSWAYATRAYLLMLVGSTIFADKTFTLVEARYLLLFRDLDGCSGYSWGAAALVTLYRYLGDASMYSCKQLGGYPTLLQCWIHEYFPTVGKRGENWNPAGNCGLPRAMRWSYRQGVLKVDDLRPILDELTPTDVIWRPFEDHRAWRVFDEICLYRGCLKWGETVVPYLLDRCLRQFGYRQYVPSPPLDCMMATDIDVDWISYHQSVVAVIGSSTVATTPSEVEDGYLEWYYRVSHPRLVPPHRDAPRDVPVPVYDAGPSDPDWART; from the exons atggagagttgggtatctagatccggtttagcttcactgcagagaacgagtctgaacaagatagacacaaatcttgtctctgcatttgtggaaagatggcatctagagacatcttcatttcacatgccgtttggtgaaatgagcattactttagaTGATGTCGCATGTCTACTTCACTTGCCCATTAGGGGTATCTTTtggagtcctcaggatgtgaCTGAAGAGCTAGCTGTTGAACTTGCTGTTGACTACCTAGGAGTGTCACAGGGTCAGGCACAGTCACATGTTCGGAGCTGCAGGGGGTTGTATTacaagttggagtggttatatGATATATTCGTACATCATAGGGCTGCTTccagctgggcatatgcgactagagcatatctattgatgttggtgggttccaccatatttgctgataagacctttacacttgtagaggcacgatacctcctcctgtttagggacttggatggatgttcaggatatagttggggagcagctgcactagttaccctctaccgatatcttggagatgcgtccatgtacagttgcaaacagctaggtggatatcctactctcctacag tgttggattcacgagtattttccaactgttggaaaaagaggggagaattggaaTCCTGCTGGAAACTGTGGTCTTCcccgagcgatgagatggtcgtatagacagggagtcctgaaggtcgatgatttacgacctattttggacgagctgacacctaCCGACGTCATCTGGCgaccatttgaggatcatagagcatggcgtgtatttgatgagatatgtctttacaggggctgtttgaagtggggtgaaacagttgttccatacttgcttgatagatgtttacgtcagttcgggtataggcagtatgttccatccccacctctggattgtatgatggcgacggatattgatgttgattggatcaGTTACCATCAGAGTGTTGTCGCTGTGATCGGTTCATCTACCgtggccaccactccatctgagGTAGAAGACGGTTATCTAGAGTGgtattatcgtgtttcccatccacggttggtccctccccatcgtgacGCTCCTAGAGACGTACCCGTTCCTGTATATGACGCCGGGCCATCTGATCCTgattgggctcgt acataa